Part of the Anopheles gambiae chromosome 3, idAnoGambNW_F1_1, whole genome shotgun sequence genome is shown below.
GCTTGGGCAGCTCGGTCGGCGAGAACGGTTCCCCCACGACCGGTGGCAGCGTGTTGTCCTCCGCCCGTATCACCGGCACGAAGAAGTTCTCCCTCAGCAGCGCATCGATCGCTGCCCGCACCTCGGGCGTGTTGTTGGCCGGCCGCGCCCGGCTGCAGATGATGTCGCGCGGGTACAGCCCGTCCGCGTTCGGCTTCACCTGGCACTGGGGGAACGCGATCAGCTCGCGCACCACCTCCACCCACCCGAGCTTGGCCGCGAAGTGCAATGGCGTCTCGTTCCGGCACTTGTCCGGCGTGTTCAGGTACAGGTCGAGCAGGATGGCGGTGACCTCGTCGGTCGAGGCGGAGCGCTGCCCGTGCAGCAGCTCGATGTACGTGGCGCTTTCGATCGTCTGCAGTATGAGGCGACAGATTTCGCCCCGGCCCTCGATCGCGGTAATGTGTAGTGCGTTGTAGCGGGGACCCTCCTTGAGGATGGTTGGCGTATCGCCGGAGCTGATCAGGTAGCGCGGGTTTTGCTGTATCGTCGCCCGCACCTCCTCGACGTTGTTTGCTTCGATCAGTTTGCGAAACGCGACCAGCTTCTGGCTGGACGGTGCGATGAAGGGCGATTTCGGTACCTTCCGTTCGGCCGACGGTATCGGGCTTCCGGGAGGCACTGTCACGGGGACAAGGGACAGGCGAGAGGGGTTGgtggaagtaaaataaataaaattgtaattcAACGACGTGAGtttgattaaattaaatgcaaatataAAATACTGTTTCCATCCTTCTTACCAagactagcagcagcagctccaccgCCTCCTCCAGTGCTCCCCCCGCCGTCCGCGGGACCGTGCAGGTAGAAGTATACGGCCTCCTCGCTCGACGGGAACGACTTCATCCGGGCATCTTTGTGCACCTTCAGGGCGGCCAGCGCTTCCGCCTTGTCGTTGTAAAAGCTTTTGATGGCTACGGTGGCCAGCACAGAAAGGAGAGTCATTTCAGACCTTTAGGGGTTTTGAAACCAAACGGTCGGCTGTGCGCATACTTACCAAAGTTGGATGTGTTGTTTGGTATGAAAATGGCGTAGTACTCCATCGCACTGACCGCGGCGTCCCGCTGGGTACGACTTTCGGGCACAGTGCAcagttaaaacacacacacgaatagCTTACACGCTACCCGTCTTGGGACACAGTTTTGCGGGGTTTTGTGGCAGTTTTTAGCAGGAAATGGAAAGAATTGTGCAGTCTGTGTTGATCTCACGGCGACGGGATAGACACATATGAAGCGCTgtttacacatacacataaacgCATGGTGTCGACACTGTGTCGACGAAAGACACGAACTCGATGTAGCCGTTTCATCGATCAACGGTTGcaagccgtttttttttaactttatttaTTGAGCAAACAGCTTTTACACCAATAAAACGGAAGCTGAATATAAATAATGCTATAAAAGCAATTTTTAAAAGCTCTCAAATTGTTTCGAAAATGCTATTTGTATGGGAAATCgattttaaattcaaaccaaCGACCACTGTGCGAGCGACCTTGGTTcgaccagtgtggccagattattttggcggtttttgGTAGGAGCAACAAAATTTTATCAGTAGCTTTCGGTAGGAGGTTCAGATTTTTTCGGTATTTTTGGGTAGGTTGTGAAATTTTAAACGCAAGAAAATTATACTAGGGATTCTAACGAAGGATTGAGAAGCACGTTTTCTTCTGAGTTGTGGCGAGATCGTTTCTTGAGGCTCCACACGGCCGCTTTTAGGGCCGTGGCAACGTATTTTCGCATGcaattttatcggacggcctgtccAATTTTCATATGGGATTTGATAGATAACgtcgcacgacaaaatcggcacgtccgacgttatctgtcatatttcatataaaattttggcccgccgtccgataaaatcgcatgcgaaaaagcgttgccttACTCTGCTctctagcaccaatcgaacacgacatcgaacatttcaaatcccatacatttttttatgttcgatgtcttgttcgattggtgctagagcggCGGGTTAGTTGTCACTGTtacggccaagctacacgtaccggacgacatcggacgatgccataaaaCGAAGGACCGCAGACAAGAGATTCGCGTCGGGCCGGGCCGTGTCAGATCACAGCAGGCCGATTTTGTAtgagatttgacagttggcgttAACGGATTTATagcatcgtccgatgtcgtccggtacgtgtagcttggccgtTAAACTTCTTCTTCAAGTCGCTAGTGATTTCAATATCTTTATATGGAGTAGTGATGGGTGGGTCGACCCGAATCCACCAGATCGGAGTCATCAGCAAGCGACACGGAGTCGTTTTGGTCGATCCGAAAAgtacaagtaggttcagtagGTGCAACGATTCTGGTAGATGCAAGAAAGCATAATCGACCCGTTGGTGTAGCGAGTTCGAGTCGGGTCAAGGTGGGTTCAATACTTCAataaatcggtaggaatactgATAAATAgatatttctggtcactctgccgTTCGACACACTGTCACTTCAACGGAcgtcaaaccaaaacaacactTTGACAGCTCGATGGGCCCCCGTCGCCGCAGTGCTTCttcccttctcctcctccacaCACTCTCGCTACCGTATGTTGATTCCGGTTCATTTTTCCTGTGCCTGCATTTACCTGTGTGTGCAAATCGAAACGGGTGCTTACTAAACTCCAGCCCTCCCGTCCGTGCGTTGTTTGCGGGACGTCTTAGGGGTCATTTTGCGTTTCACCTTACTGCTTCCCGATTGCCGCTTCCGCTGTATTGTAACAGGTAAGTAGAAGATTTTCCTGTGGACTGCACTGTATGatgaaaagcagcagcagcgagatAGTTTGTTGCCCTTTCGTATATGGGGATGGCATCAGACACCGCTGTCGTCTGGTAGAGCGGTGCAGCATACAGAACAatgcgcacacacagagacacacacaaacacaaacacacggtacAAAACTGTATAGTCATCATCCGGTGATCATGTCCTTTGCGTGTGATGTGTACCCTTTTCGAGGATTATTGTGCAAACTTTTATTTTCTgtctttccattttcccctCTATAGCAGCTCCCCTTGGCCCTCTTTCCGTGCGATATCAGCGAGTCGGCACTCACACACCGcgccaaaacagcaacaacatggAGGAACGCACCGGAACTGAGCGGATCTATGGCGGATGCGAAGGACCGGACGCGATGTACGTGAAGCTGATCTCGTCCGACGGGCACGAGTTTATCGTGAAGCGCGAGCACGCCCTTACCTCCGGCACGATCAAGGCGATGCTTTCCGGCCCGGGCCAGTTTGCCGAGAATGAGGCGAACGAGGTCAACTTTAGAGAAATACCGTAAGCGTGCCCCAGTTCCCCCTACTTCTATTTATTTCTATTATGTAATTTTTAGTGCTACCTTCCCCTCTTCCCTCCTCTTTCCCCGAGCGTGGAAAGCCTTATAACAACGTGTGAGGATTTTCGCTGATAAAGCGTGCTCGGTTAAATGACGCGTACAGCGGGCAACCTTTGAACCCTTCGCCACAGTCGTGTCGTGTC
Proteins encoded:
- the LOC1271221 gene encoding elongin-C isoform X2, with protein sequence MEERTGTERIYGGCEGPDAMYVKLISSDGHEFIVKREHALTSGTIKAMLSGPGQFAENEANEVNFREIPSHVLEKVCMYFTYKVRYTNSSTEIPEFPIAPEIALELLMAANFLDC
- the LOC1271221 gene encoding elongin-C isoform X1 gives rise to the protein MMKSSSSEIVCCPFVYGDGIRHRCRLVERCSIQNNAHTQRHTQTQTHAAPLGPLSVRYQRVGTHTPRQNSNNMEERTGTERIYGGCEGPDAMYVKLISSDGHEFIVKREHALTSGTIKAMLSGPGQFAENEANEVNFREIPSHVLEKVCMYFTYKVRYTNSSTEIPEFPIAPEIALELLMAANFLDC